Genomic window (Eptesicus fuscus isolate TK198812 chromosome 17, DD_ASM_mEF_20220401, whole genome shotgun sequence):
CACTTGGCAATCCTGAATGTGGGTTCCCATTGCACCCCCCCTCTCCTAGGTGCTGACATCCATGCTGAGAACGAggagcccctgtgcccactgccttCGCCTCCCACCTCTGGTAGTGACTCAGATTCTGAGGAGCCTGAGAGGGACACCCGAAGCAGCTTCCGTGGCCACACACCTATTGACCTCACTCGCAGCACCAAGGTGAGGCCAGCCTGGGACAAGAAGGTCCAGGGAACAGGGTGTCCGGGCTTAGGGATGGGGTTCAAAGGATCTGGTACCTGGGCTTAAGGAGTGGGACGGGAGTAGTGAAGGCCGAGGCTGTCTCTCCAGGTGAAGACCTTGCTGCTAAATGCTGCTCAGGACACCATGGCGCTGCCCctgaccccgcccagccctgcaggTGAGCTCTCTCCgctcatccctggccctggcccctgctcaCAGAGGTCTTTCTCTTTAGAGCTCTGAAGGGGTCGGCCCTGTCTGGCAGATTGCCATGGGAGAAAAGTGGTGTCTGTGCCCATCGCTGGAGGTAACTgacacatttgtgtgtgtgtccccctcagggccagagctgccactcgaGGATACAGTCCTGCAGAACCTGGAGCATCTGCTAGACGGGCCAGGGGCTCAGGGCAGCTGGGCAGAGCTGGCAGAGCGGCTGGGGCTGCGCAGTCTGGTGGACACGTATCGAAAGACGGCCTCGCCCAGTGGCAGCCTCCTTCGCAGTTATAAGGTCCGTCGGGCCCTGTCCCCTGCTCCGTGCCTGCTTCCTTGGCCCCAGGGCTCCTGACCCCACATCCTAGCTACAACCGAGGTTCTCatacctcttccttctctccagctGGCTGGTGGGGACTTGGCAGGCCTCCTGGAAGCTCTGTCTGACATGGGCCTAGACGAGGGAGTGAGGCTGCTAAGGGGTCCTGAGGCCCAAGACAAACTGCCCAGCACAGGTAAAAGGGTCATACCTGGAAGGTCATCTgggcctggagggtgggaggCCTAAGGCCTtaactcccctcctcctccctctccccctccccctccttatGTCTACTTCCCCTGCAGAAGTGAAAGAGGACAGTGCATACGGGAGCCAGTCAGTGGAACAGGAGGCCGAGAAGCTAGGCCCATCCCCTGAGCCACCAGGAGGGCTCTGCCACGGGCACCCGCAGCCTCAGGTGCACTGAACTGCTGTCCGTTTGCCTGCCCCCTTCCTGGGCCCCTCTGTACAGCATCCCCACCTATTCTAGTCCTTATTTAACACCCCATGCCCACCCCTCAGTTGGGGTAAATAAAGGATTCTCATGGGAAAGGGAGGGGGCCTGGCCCCGTCCCTAAGTTATAGCTGCTCTTGAGTGACATGTCCTACCCTGGCCCAAAGCTAGGcactggggagaaaaggaggtcCAGTCAGCAAGTCCAGAGCAGTTTTAATGGGGGTGGAGGCTGTGTAAAGGGCAGGGCCCACGGGAGGAGGGAAAGCAAGGCCATGCTGTCCCCGGCCTGTGCACAGGGGCCTGGGCATGGACACCCTGCCGCCACCTCTGGAAAGAGAGAAGGTGAGccctcaggaaggaaggaaaaccagCGTCCCCAACTCCTGGCCTCTGCCTgagccaggccccaggagggaggaggattgCTGGTGTCAGGTGGGGGTGGTCTCAGCAGAAAGCACAACCGTTGTCAggccttcccccccgcccccccaaaaaaagcatcAAAAGTCCAGggccctggcccctcccgccccagcccccagtACGAAAAAGTGCAAAACATTATCAcaaaatgggggaggaggggtctcaGAGGGGCTCTAAGCCTAGGCTCCTGAGGCCCATGCCCTAGCCCTGCGCTGCCCCGGACACCGCGTCCGGCGCGGTAGGGCCCTGGGCCGAAGGGCCCTCAGGGTTCACCCGAGGCCGGCCCGGGCTCAGGCAGGGCCATGTCATGCAGTGCCCAGggggcacccccccacacacagtctCACCCCCAACTCAGGGCTTCCGACGcccactgcctgcccctgcccgagGCTCCGAGCCATGACATTGAGCCCGGGGCTGGCTGGAGACattgggctgcagggagggactggagtggggtggggggactccaTCCTCTGTGCTGCCAGCTTGGGCCAGTGCTGCCTCTACCACGTCCAGCTCTTCACTGCCCGCCTTCAGCTTGACCCGAAGCAGTGCTGCATATGTGCCATAGCGGGATTTCtgaggcagaggggcaggggctgtgagccaactctccaccctctgcccatcccaccccatctctACCCCGTCTGGACCAAGGAGGGAGACCAGAGAAGGCGGAGGAGATGGCAGGCTCTTGCCCACTCTGGACCCCCAAGGATGTgacatgatccccagtaggctgGTGACCCTCTATGGGCTCTCAAGATTGCCAGTTGTAACAGCCATTGTTTCTTGAGCCTTAACAGAATTGGGAAAACAGCACTTGACAGATATCTCACTTCATGACCCTAGTGAGTACAGAACAGTCTCCCTGTcccacagaagaggaaactaaaGCTGAGAGGGATTAATAAGCAAGGCCTTAGGAGTCCATGCCCTGGACCACTAGTCTGACCCTGTGCTGGGGACACAGAAGTCCTGCTAATGGAGATAGGTGGCATATAGGTGCCCAGGGCCGGAAGGCTCACCTCAAACTCCAGGTAGGCCTCCTTCTGCCGCTGCTCCTCGGCCTCCTTACCCCGGGCCTTCTTGCCCAGTAGGGCAGCCTGGTGCTCCTGCAACTCACTTGCCATGGCCTTCAGCTTGGCCTCATGGGTCCGCACTTGCTCCTCCTAGAGGCAAAGGGAACACGGTCAAGGTTACTCTAGCACACACAGTGCCTTTGTGCAAGTTCATTTAAAAGGTGCCCCTTTCTTAGGATGAACAAACGACTATGTCTGGATTCACAGCATGGCAAGTAGAGTGGCAGCTGGGTTTCAGCCTCCAttcgcccccaccaccccatgaCCAGTGTCCTGGTGCAGTGGACATCTACCTAATCACAGCCAGCAGCCTTGACTGCAGTTGGCCTGAGCCTGCCCTACTCCATCCCACTGGCCAGGGGGACAGAGCTGGGAGTACCTGGGAGAGGCGGGTGGCAGCGCTGGGCAGCAGAGGGCGGCTGAACTTCTTCTGGGAACTAACAGCAGCTGGGAAGGGGGGTGCAGAGAACATGGCGGCCACCACATTGATGCGAGTGATCCAAGACTGCATCTGCTCCAGGCTCCTGAGGAGATAGCACAGCTACTTGGGACCTGAGCCCAGGATTCCAATCCAGGAGTGCTAGTCCTGGCTCAGGATGTGGCCTGAGAAGAAAGAATCCATCCAGGAATGAGGTAGGGGAGCAAGATAGGAATGGAGAGCAGgggtctgggaggggcaggaggaagacACTCACGGAGCCTGGAAGAGGAAGACCCGCCAGTCAGCTGTGCGCAGGTAGAAGACATGGGGCCTCTTGCTGTAGTCCTTGGCGCGAGTGGCCAATGCGTGGTGGATGCTGATGGCATTCTTAAGCTCTGCCTCCGACAGGGCCTTCCCGGGCTGGTACTCCTCCTGCAGGGTGCCCATCTTGTCCTGGCCACAgtcccagcctggcccagcccagcccccaccccttggGCTGGCCCCGAACCTTCTGCAGGTAGAGGATCATGCCCTTGAGGATCCCATGGAAGCTCTTCCAGCCCCGTTTGCCCcgaggtgctgggggggggggggaaggaaacaGGTCACGGGAGGACTGGGACAGGcccactcccttccattcccCCGGACCCTTGCACCAGGCCACGTACTCTTCCTGCAGTCAGGGTCTGCGTGCACCTTTCGCACCAGGGCCCCGTGCTTGTAGACCACGGCCCCAGGCTCAGGAGTCAGGTCCAGGAAAGGGCTGGAGCCGCTGCCACTGCCCCCGCTGACCCTCTTGATGACCTTGGGGTTGGGGTCGGCCAACTCAGACAGAGAGCGTCTCAACTCCTCCTCGTCTCTGCAGGTGTGATTACCTCAGAGAGGGCTGGCTATGATGCCATACCCCCTCCCCTTTCAATCCTGGCCGCTGCCCACCCAGGAAAGCCCCTCCAGTGTTTGTAGACATGGGGGCTGCTCTCAAAGGGTGTGGCTCCCCTCAACCGGAGGCACCTGGAACCATGGTTCCCACCTCAAACCAGATCTCCCTAGAGGGTAGCTGTGTCTCCCACTCAGATCAGGGCTCCATGAGGCAGAATGGCTCCTCAGATCAGAGCCCCAAGGGTAAGGCCATAtctgttccttcctcccctcacATGTAGCCAACCCCATCCTCTCCATttctgcgcacacacacacacacacacacacacacacacacacacattcccttcTCTACCAGGACGGACATATGTCTGACTCAGCTGTCTCAACCACACCCAACACCAGCTCACAGCTTGTTGGCAAAATGGTGTCAGAAGTAGCTGCTTCCTAGTGGTCCCCTGCTACACCCCTATCTGCAGGCTGTCAGGTGTCATCTGAAAAGTGATTCTGTCTGGTCACTCCGAGCTCAACCTGCAAGCTccctgttgcctcccacatggagCCTATGATACACCCCTACCAacaccctctccctccacactccagcaggcctgcctcctcttagtctccccaccccacactcacTTCAGACAGCACGTATTTGCCGCCCAAATATcaacttccctttttctcttcccaaACAAATGTTTCCCCTCTTTCAAATCTTGCCCCCCAAGTCCCAATCCTCCAAGAAGCTTTCCCTGTACCCCAGTCCTACACTCTGCCTCCTGAGGTCTTCTCTCCCACCTACTGGGAACTCCCATGTAAACCGAGCAGTGACTGGACTCTTAGCAGATCCTAGAAAATATGAGTGATCTGTTGACTGTTCAGATGAGGGCTCTACCCTCAGACTGGGGGGCCCAAGGCTAAGACTGGACCTTCTCCCTCAGATGGACTCTTCAAGAAGTCTCCAAGATTTCTTCTGAGTCTCTGTTTCCACTGGGACTGTAACAGTAGACAATGTGTCCCTTGTTCTGTGACACTTAGGGCTCCCTAGGACCCAAGAGGGGTCTCTCATGCTATTGGCCCAGGGCCCTACCTCCAGAGACTTCTGTTTTCCCACTAGAATTGCCAAGGGACCTCCCCTTCTGCAACCCTCCTCCTAGGCCAGCTGACAATGGCCACTTACCCCAACCCAGCTTGTCATAACAACCCAGCTAGAGACAAGACACAGAACTCCAAGTCCAGGCAAGCATCTCCAAAGAAGGAAGTGAGGCCACTTCACTGCCTCGCATGGCctcacccacctcccctgccccacagccccaaGACTCACAGGGCCCACCTCAGCTCTCTCCACCCTTCCAGGCAGACCCTTCCCCACACCCACATCTCTACCCCCACCACACAGCCCCAGGACTCACATGGCCCATTGCAATTTCTCATTCTTGATGGAGCTGTACAAAGCCTGGGGAGGGAAAAACAAACCAGGGCAGTGTGGGTCAATCCTGGAGGAAGGTGCATTATGTACCCCAATGCCAGAGCTCAGAGCCCTCCCTCCCATATAGGGGAGAAGACAGAATTGAGGGAGAGGGCGGTAGGGAGTAATGACCGAGAACACAGGCTCTGGAACAGAGTACTAGGACCCGGGCCCAGCTTTGCCGCTTTAGCTGAGTTGCTTTAAGCAAGTATCCATGGGGAAGAACACAGTACCACGTGTTTAATGAAGGAAAAGCCATTAGCACAGGGTATCCTCACGTGTGATTGAGGCACAATTAATGGCAACTGCTAAtattatctttgttgttgttattgttaagaGGTCATCCTGCTCAGATCCTTGGTGGGAGAAACACAGCTCTGGAGGAAATGGAAAATAGTATTTCAAGAAGCTCTCCTTTTCCCAAACGGCCATGCTTTGGGCCTGTTTTACAGCCTAAAACCACACAGagcatatggggaaactgagtccccaGAATGGGAACTCACTGTCACTTCCTTCCTTGGCTAATGAGCACATACTCTGATGGCTCCCAACCCCAGGACAAGCTGCAACCATCCCCAACCCAGACTGCCCCACCAAGCCAAATGCCAGGGTGGCCTAGCCCCCAGCCGACTCCCACACTTCATGTTACTGGGGAGTGAACATTAGTTTAAAAGGCAGCACACCCCAAACTCCCTGTGGATTTCCAGACCAGTCACTTTCCTTCAGTACAGTTGCCCTGGGGGACCTTGTGGTGGTCAAAGGAGAGAATGGGCTCGAGGAGTCGCATAGGAGACCCCTCATCTTGGGAGTGGCCTGCAACATGGGTCAACACTAGGGCCTCCCACTGTGGGGGTGCTTCCCACAGCCTGTCTGTGAATAGGTGTGTCCCCAGCATGTGTGTGTCAGGCTAAGAGTGTGTCGTGTGAGTGTGATGCTGTTTGTGTGTGCGCTGGGTGCAGGGGTGACATCGGCACCTTCTCTGTGATGGGACACAGCCTACCCCCAACACGCCAAGACCTCTGACTCTCACTGCCCACGGCCATGCAAAACAGCCCATGTGAGCACACCCTGTCCAGCGCCGAGTACACCCCACAGCCTCCGCCCCACACACAGCACAACCAGGCTTATGCACACACAGCTCCCCGGCACACACCCAGCCCAAACCCGGCAGAGCTTGGACTCTAAACCTTCTCTCTCCAACTCCCTGGCCAGGAGGCTGAAGTGGCCACCGACATCCAACCCGCAATCCTTGTCCCCAGCCTTCCAGTTCATCTCCTGCCCTTTTTGGCCCCCCACCACATCTTCCTCCCAAAGTCCTAAGCCCCGTCCGTGAGCCCTAAGTCATGCTCCCATCTAGCAGACCCAAAGGCCCTTCAGTGTGAGGTGCCCATCTGGATCAGGGGGTCTGTGCTCTTCCCCCTCCCGTCCATGCCCCTCCCTGGCAAGCCGTGGGCTCTGTCCCTGCCGGGCtccctgcctcggccccaccGGTGCCCACCTCTGCTCGTTCTGCCGAAGGTGCCTCCCTCCAGCCACCCCCTCCGCTGCGCCGCCCTGGCAGCCCCCGAAGgcgccccccagcctggcgcggGCCGCAGCCCCAAGGCCCTCACCGCCTTTTTCTTCCTGCGGCTCTGCAGGCGGCTGACCACCAGGTCGGTGTAGAGCACGGGCTTGAGGCTGCGCGAGCGCTGCGGCCAGCCGTAGCACAGGGTCTCGGCGCCGCGGTGGGTGCGCCCGTAGCGCACCGAGCACAGCGAGCGCGAGCGCAGCCGCCCGGCGCTGCTGTGGATGCTGTTGACGCCGATCATCCTGGCCCGGCCGGCGCGCCGCGGcccccggccatgccccccgcccgccctcggcCCCGGACGGCCCGCGGACGGCTTCCCCCCGACAGCCCGCGCGAGGGCCCGGCCGGGCTCCTACCGACGCAGGACCGCGCGGCAGCGGCAATGTCGGCTCCGCGGCTCCGTAAGCGGGAGGGGGGCGCCgactgggaggggagggcgagggctggggcggggacggCGCAAAATGGAGGCGTCTGACCGAGGGGCGGCCCCCAGCCGCGCGCCGCCACGGGGGAGGGGCCTAGGGAGGGCAGTGAGCACCCCCTGCGTGGGGGCGGGCAGCTCTGGGgcgacgggggtggggggcgctgggAGCCCCTAggccaggagctgtggaggtgggcGGGCCCTGTGGGTCTAGAACTCCCTCCAAAGCAAGTCagagttgggggggcgggggagggggggggagcggTGGTGAGCAGGGAGGTCCGAACGCCTCCTGGCGGCCCTTTTTACCAAGCCAGGACCTGCCACCAGGCGAGGCGAGACGGCTGCGCCGGACAGAGGCAGCCCTGGAATCGCACTGGCCGCATCCAACTCAGCGGCTCGCACACACCTCACACGCCCGTGTGTTTACCCCAACTCGAGTACACACTCCCCAGTTTACAGACATACACCTCAACTAACCAAGTGCACCCATTCACATTCCCCCCAACTCACGGACACTGCAAATTCAGATGCACAGTCATTAACGTAAAAACATACACCCTCTCCTCACGGACACACGTCATAAATCAGACGGCCAATTCATAGATGTACATCCCAACCACGTAAAGGACAAACGACACCCCCAACTCAGACACACTCTAAGCCCTAATGCACAAACATACCCAAATCAGACAAACCCCATGGCTTCACCGACACCCTAGGCCACACATATACGACTCAATTCAAGCATCCCCCCCCGACTCCCAATGGACAGACACCCCCGCTCAGATACATTCCCAAATTCGGAAATCCAGCACAACTCAAGCTCACAGACAAGCCCAAGGACACTCCTGTGCACTCACATTTATGTGGTGGCCCAGCGACCCCTTTGCCAACCTTGGGGGTTTCAAGTAAGTCCAGGCCTCCCGGGATGAAACTTCACCAACCAGGGGGAGGAGTGAACCCACGGGCCGGATGCCCCTCTTCCTCCCATCCTTCCGGCCCCAGGGTCACAAACCCCTCaagggcctgggcccaggccagccaccaGGAGCCAGAAGCACAGCGGAGCTTCTAGTCCCAGTTTGGCGCTAACTCTGCCAGCACCTGGAAAAGCCTTTGTCCCTCTCAGGCCCCGCTCCCTTTGTGACTATGAACCCTGGGGCGTgggagggaggcggaggaggaagcGATATGCCGGTGTGGCCCCCACCCCACGCAGGGACCCCTCCCATCCTCAGGGAACACAGGAGGAGGGGCACTAATGAAGACAAATGCAGGGTCCAGGGCCGCCAGATCACGCGGTTTTCAGagccgcctcccctcctcccgcagTGCGCAGCCCGGACTGCACGGCCAGTGCGCATGTTCCGGAGAGCCTGTCTGTgaggctggggggggcggggcgggggaggaggtaGGGGCGGTACCCCGACTGAGTCAAAGGAGCCTAGGCTCTCGAGGCAGGGCCCCTCACCTTGCCTTTCTCGGGCACCCGCCAACAGGTCCCTTATCCCTCCCCTCCAGCTACCtgttccctgcccctgccccgccccccaccttgaGCAGCTCCCTGGGGAAGTCGCCGCCTTCGTTGAGGCCCTCCAAGTTCCCAATGAAGTCTCCGCAGGTCATGCGCTTCCCGATGTTCTAAGGGAGGGAACAGGGGCCTGTGAACCTGGGTGGCCCTTGGCCTTCCAGGCCTTGAAGTCTTGGACAGGGTCTGTTTTCCGGCTCCTTCCCGCCATACCCCACTCACGTGGCCATGGAGATCGGTGTTCAGTAGCATGAGGGCGCAGGTCAGCGTGTGCGCACCGTCTAGGGCAGAGTTGACATTCAGCCTCCCTGGGACTCTTATCTTACTCAGACTTCCAGCTCATCCCCTGCCCCCTTCGGGACCCCTTTGGCCCACAAGCACACTTTTGTAAGTCCTGAAGCCCATTAGTGAGCCAAACCTCAGCAAAGATTTCTCCTTTCCAGCAGATCCCTTAGAAGGGACCTCACCCTTTTCTCAGGCCACCCTCCCTAGCTCTCTCAGGTGCTGGGGGATGTCCACTGCTTGCCCCCTAACACCCATATGCCTGTGTCTCTGCACGAAACACAAACAAGTGTGCCTCACACACGGATGTGGACCAGTGCAGCCAAACAGAATCCCCACTCAAGCCAAGCACTGTTTTGCACTTATATGTGGACAATGGTATGCAAACACCTGTCACCTGCCTCTTCACAACACACACTAGACCCTAACCATATGCCCGCCCACATGCACAGTTCCACATCCATGTAGCCATGTCAACATTGTCTGCACACATATAGGCTCACATGCCTGCAAGCTtgtgcattcattcactcattcctgCACACATACTCATGCTCCTAGGCACACACACAGTGCCCATTTGCCAGGAAAGCCCTGTCCCTGGCCTCCTCACCCTCGGAGGACAGAGCTCCAGGATTGCACTGGAAGTATCTCTGGGAGAAGTGGGCCAGCACGCGCTCCCGTTCCTGGGTCTCACCCATTAAGGCCAGCTCCTTCAGAAACaccctggagaggaggggagaaggagcatGTCACCCCCACCCAAGGTCCCCTTACCAGGTAGCCCTGGCTCTTGGGAAGGGTGCTGTCAGGGCAGCTTAGGGGAGGTACAGGGGCTCAGGGGAGGCATAGCGAAGGCCCCGCACACCAGGCCTGGAGAGCTGGGGCTGCACTCAGAGGGCTCAACACCCACCTGAGAGCTTGGTCCAGAGTCATGCCCGTGAAGACAAAGAACTTGAGGTACTCTCCAGCCACGAGTTTACTGAAGTCATTGCTGTGGGCAGGGTAGAGAGACAGGTAGAATCTCAAGGGGAAGTGTCAAGGGGCCAGATGGGGGGTTACCGAGAAACCTGGGGGCATCAGATAGAGGGGACGTGGAGGTGCTGCCCACAGGATGcaaccccccttcccccttctcaaTCCCAGCCCAGTGGTTTTACTTCTTGCCCAGGTGCCGGGCCACATCAGCCTTCCTGAAGCCGTCTAGCCGGTATAGCCTCTTAGCTAGGCGCTGCGCAGCCTCCAGGTCTGCTTTCTGCCCATTGGACAAGGTGTCCGTGCTTCCCAGGGCTAGCCGCTCTGTGCTGTCCAGCTCTGAGTCTGAGTCAGATACCAGCTGGCTCAAGGGTGGTTCGCTGCCAGGGTAGAACACCAGCTCAGAGATGGGGCAGGTTCTCAGGGCCATCCAGATCCTTCCTCTGCCTCCAGAGCAGGATGACAGAAGGGGAGACTGGGACATGGGGaaggcattttcttttctccagagGGGATTGTTCAGGTTCCCTCCGCCATTACCACCTCTCTGTGGAAGTCCTGCCTCAAGTCTAACCCACATCCCTTTTGCTGCTGTGGGAACTCTGGCTGCTTCCCCAAGGAAGGAGAAGATGAGGCTACAAGCTGCAGTGGGGTGTGAGACGGAGAGGAAAGCCCCCACACTCCCCATTCCCCCACAAAGCTCCCTAAGTTTGCTGTTGCACATAGATTCCCCATCACCACTCTGGTCCTTCTCAGAACATAGTCTTGTGTCTCTAAGAATATGGGCAAGGGTTAACACAGGCTGTCAGGGAAGAACAGTAGACGGTCAAAAATTTGAGGGCAACAGGGACAGCTTCCCACTCCTATatctttcctcctcccaccctttAGGGAGAGGAGCCTCCTCTTTGGTCCTTCTACTCACAAAGAAGCAGGTTCTGGGGTAAAGGGGACTGTGGGTCAAAGTGCTCCCCCTCATctcctgtctcctcctctccttcctttcccaccccagctgctctacTTGCAAAGCCACCTGTCACCCAGAGACAGAGGCCGGAAACTCCTGGTTGCTAGGCAACCCTGTATCTCTGGCCACCCCCTCCTGTTGCCATGGCTTCCATGACTGAGAGGgtagctggcagaggagagagcaGAAAGGTTAGACTGATGAATGGACTTCCTGGATAAGGGTGAGAGACTCCTGATTGGAGAGGGAGGTGGCATGGGAGGGAAGCGATGGGAGAGGCTGATGGCTGCATCTTTGGAAGAAGCCTTCAGGCTGGATGGGTGTTAGGTCACAAGAATTCTAggcaggttgcaggctctgtctggggagggagggaccctCCTGGAGAGGACATCCTTCAATTCTGAATCGTGGTTTCTCAAGTCACTGAATTTGAGaccaagcgggggggggggcggatctAAGGGGCTCCCCCTCACAGTCAGTGGAAAGTCCTCCAAGTGGGAAACAGGGCATCTGCATTCCTTAACCATGCCTATCAGGGGTCAGGAATATAAACTCCATCTTCACACTCAGGCTCTGTCCCTCCGAACAGCTGTTCCTAGAGCCCTAGGGGCCTTGAATCTAAGAAACCAAAGGGATCACTCACCTTCCCAGGGGTGCCACCCCCAGCCCAAAGCTGTCCTCTGAGCGGCAGGGACTAGGGGGCTCCTTCCCTGGGGCTTGCTTGGCTGCAGCCtctgcctcttcttcctcccctctctgtgTCCAAGGCCCATCAGCAGCAGAGCTGGTACCAGAATCCGGTTCAAGAGGGGCAAGTGGGGCGGGaacagggggatcaggccggggGATGGGGGATTGGGGAGGCAGCTCAAAGGTGAAGAAGGGGCTCTGGGTTGGGCCAGGTGAGGCCAGGGCCTCCAGTGAGGCAAGGCTGGTGTAGGAGGTGCCCTTGGCCCGGTGTGACTCCAAGATGGCTTCAAACACACAACTGAAAGAGTCAGGCCCATCAGCCGAGGGGCTGGTCCCAGGTAGAAAGGGCACAGGTGACTTGAGAGGCCCCAGGTGAGGCAGCTGGgtgcctggcctgcgggggcAGGTAAAACCTCTGATCAGGGGCCCGGAGGACAACTCTCAGGCAGCATTTCATTGAACTTTCATACTGACTCTACGAAGGGGCTTATCATCTTCTTTTCACAGTCCCCCAAACCCCTTTAAAAAGCCATCTGGATAGGGGCTCCCCACAACAGGTCCTTCTAGCTATTTAGTGCCTTGGGGCACACCATCCCTATCCATCCCCAGCACCCaatccccttcctctctccctccctgctaatctccctttctcctccttctccctgatCCTCTCCGCTCCTGCCATCCCATTTCTATTTCTGGCAACATCTTAGGAGAAGAAGATGAGGCTCCAGGCTACAGAGGGGTGTGAGATGAAGAAGAAACCGCCACACTCCCCATTCTCCCACCAAGATCCAGGATATGGGTTATGCTCCCACACCCCCAGGCTTAATTCTGGCCTCTGGACTCTCACTCAGCCCTTTCTTCCCAGAAcccctttcctcctctgtccTGGTTACCTCCTATCCTCCTGGGATCTCGCTGAGGCCCCCACATTCCAGTATTCTGCCAGGCCTCAGGCCTCTGTCCAGAGTCGCCTGCCACACCATGCTGGTGGCACCACCAGCTTGGTCCTGGctctcccaaccccaccctcGTCTCTATTCCAGTCCCATtgaccccagctctgcctctggacCAGTGGGAAGGAGCAAGccactttcctctccctctcccccactcacCGTGCCCCCTCCAAGGCCTCAAACACCTCATCGTCCACATCCTCTTCCCCGCCTGCCTCATCCTCATCGCCACTGCTCAGGCTGGGATGCGGGCCAAGGCATGg
Coding sequences:
- the PSD gene encoding PH and SEC7 domain-containing protein 1, producing MAQGAMRFCSEGDCAISPPRCPRRWLPEGPVPQSPPASMYGSTGSLLRRVAGPGPRGRELGRVTAPSTPLRGPPSPRVAPSPWAPSSPTGKPPPGARSSVVIFRFVEKASVRPLNGLPAPGGLSRSWDLGGVSPPRPAPALGPGANRKLRLEASTSDPLPAGGGSALPGSQGLLHGPPAPAQVGADGLYSSLPNGLGGPSEHLATLFRGSADTGLLNQGDTWSSPWEVSSHAQRIARAKWEFFYGSLAPPSSGAKPPEQAPPSPPGVGSGQGSGVAVGRAAKYSETDLDTVPLRCYRETNIDEVLAEREEADSAIESQPSSEGLPGAVRPPAPRPGPCLGPHPSLSSGDEDEAGGEEDVDDEVFEALEGARPGTQLPHLGPLKSPVPFLPGTSPSADGPDSFSCVFEAILESHRAKGTSYTSLASLEALASPGPTQSPFFTFELPPQSPIPRPDPPVPAPLAPLEPDSGTSSAADGPWTQRGEEEEAEAAAKQAPGKEPPSPCRSEDSFGLGVAPLGSEPPLSQLVSDSDSELDSTERLALGSTDTLSNGQKADLEAAQRLAKRLYRLDGFRKADVARHLGKNNDFSKLVAGEYLKFFVFTGMTLDQALRVFLKELALMGETQERERVLAHFSQRYFQCNPGALSSEDGAHTLTCALMLLNTDLHGHNIGKRMTCGDFIGNLEGLNEGGDFPRELLKALYSSIKNEKLQWAIDEEELRRSLSELADPNPKVIKRVSGGSGSGSSPFLDLTPEPGAVVYKHGALVRKVHADPDCRKTPRGKRGWKSFHGILKGMILYLQKEEYQPGKALSEAELKNAISIHHALATRAKDYSKRPHVFYLRTADWRVFLFQAPSLEQMQSWITRINVVAAMFSAPPFPAAVSSQKKFSRPLLPSAATRLSQEEQVRTHEAKLKAMASELQEHQAALLGKKARGKEAEEQRQKEAYLEFEKSRYGTYAALLRVKLKAGSEELDVVEAALAQAGSTEDGVPPPHSSPSLQPNVSSQPRAQCHGSEPRAGAGSGRRKP